One Serratia liquefaciens genomic window, CACTCTATTATTTGGGGCGCGGTTCTTATCCAATAAAGATGAATTACGGTATTTTCCCTTGCGTAAGCAACAGAAATTTATCTCTGTTGATCAGAGTGAAAAATAAGTCGTAATAATGTCTTGCGTTCGGAATAAGGACGAACGAGGAGGGAGGTTATCTGAAGTTAAAGAAGGCGAAGCTAAAGCAGCTACGATGAGCCATCATCATAATATGGGTAGTGCGCCTGATATGCGCCATTTTTCGGTTGTTGTTTTCCATTTCTAATCCACCTTGGTGCGTGAAAAGATGGCGCTATTTTAACGCAGGCTTGGCCAAAATATGTGATGCGCGTCACGCATATGCAGCTTTAAGTAAATAATTATTCACTTCTTATGCATTGAAGTGAATAAAAATACCGCGAAAGAGTTATTACGTATGTAAATAGATTGATAACAAACAGCCCATTTGGTGACCTGATTTTCCCTGACCTGGAGAAAGGGCAAAAAAAATTGCGTTTAAGAAGGACATATACAGTGCAATTGAAGTGAGTTTGTTTTTATTATGTTATAAGTCCATACATTGACATTTTGCATATAAATTCACTTTATTTGGGTGTTTATTCTTTTTTCATTTTTTCCGGCATTGTTGTTATTTGTGACCCGCCTCAACAACACGGGTTAAGATGAAGCAAGCTAAAGGGGAGAATTCACAGTGATTATGACCGACGAGCATCAATCTATAGTGCACTTCCTCAGCAAGCAGCACGTACTGACGCTGTGCGCGGGAAACGGTATGGACATGTGGTGCGCCAACTGTTTCTACGTGTTTGATGCCGAGCGTATGGCGCTGTGGCTGATGACCGAAACCCACACACGCCACGGCGAGCTGATGCTGCACAACGCCAGCGTGGTGGGCACCATAGCGCCGAAACCGAAGACCATCGCCTTGATCCGCGGCATTCAGTATCGGGCGCAAGCGACGATGCTGAACGGTGAGCAGGAGGCGCTGGCACGGGCACGTTACTGTAAGCGTTTCCCGATAGCCAAAATGATGAAGGCGCCGGTCTGGCAGTTGGATCTGCAGGAGGTGAAGATGACGGACAACACCCTCGGTTTCGGTAAAAAGCTTCACTGGGCGCGGGTCTGAATACGACAAACTATACTTTTCAGCATCATCAATCGGCGGGAGGGCATATGGCCCGGGT contains:
- the speFL gene encoding leader peptide SpeFL; translation: MENNNRKMAHIRRTTHIMMMAHRSCFSFAFFNFR
- a CDS encoding YhbP family protein is translated as MTDEHQSIVHFLSKQHVLTLCAGNGMDMWCANCFYVFDAERMALWLMTETHTRHGELMLHNASVVGTIAPKPKTIALIRGIQYRAQATMLNGEQEALARARYCKRFPIAKMMKAPVWQLDLQEVKMTDNTLGFGKKLHWARV